Proteins co-encoded in one Diaminobutyricimonas sp. LJ205 genomic window:
- a CDS encoding HNH endonuclease, protein MHSDLDHTIAKEHGGPNTAANLAHLCRKHHRLKHLTGWSVEQLDHGVLRWTSPTGHQYTSEPELRSDPVPSQDRVNRGPNVWSSPSPGPEPEPEPDASACGDKSEPTKRPEPVVEPDRKRKSHPGSDPGTDPPPF, encoded by the coding sequence GTGCACTCCGACCTCGACCACACCATCGCCAAAGAACACGGCGGCCCCAACACCGCCGCAAACCTCGCCCACCTCTGCCGCAAACACCACCGACTGAAACACCTCACCGGCTGGAGCGTCGAGCAACTGGACCACGGCGTGCTCCGCTGGACCTCACCCACCGGACACCAATACACCAGCGAACCAGAACTGCGTTCCGATCCGGTCCCATCGCAGGACCGCGTGAATCGCGGACCGAACGTGTGGTCCAGCCCCAGCCCCGGCCCCGAGCCCGAGCCCGAGCCCGATGCATCGGCGTGCGGGGACAAATCAGAACCGACAAAGCGGCCCGAGCCTGTGGTTGAGCCCGATAGGAAACGGAAGTCTCATCCGGGATCCGATCCGGGAACAGACCCACCGCCGTTCTAG